CAAATTCCTTCATCGTGTGGTTATCCTTTTTAACGAGGTCCCACTTATTGACCACGATGATAATCCCTTTACCAGCCTCATGCGCATATCCAGCAACCCGCTTATCTTGTTCCCGGATACCTTCTTCACCATTAATCACGAATAACGCCACGTCACTGTTGTCAATTGCTTTGAGTGCACGCATAACACTGTAACGTTCTGTGTTTTCATACACTTTACCTTTTTTACGAATTCCGGCCGTATCAACCATCACGAACCGATTACCGTCCGCATCCGTAAACTTCGTATCAATCGCATCACGAGTCGTCCCAGCAATATCAGACACGATCACCCGGTCTTCACCTAGTAAGGCATTAACAATTGAAGATTTTCCAACATTGGGACGACCAATTAAGCTAAACCGAATCGTGCCAGGTTCATCTTCGCCAGTTCCTTCAGGGAAATTCTTAACAACTGCATCTAACAAGTCCCCTAGACCCAAGCCATGCGCCCCAGAAATTGGATATGGATCTCCAAAACCTAAGGAATAAAAATCATAAATTTCATTTCGTAATTCTGGATTATCAACTTTATTGACCGCTAAAATCACTGGCTTATCTGATTGATATAAAATCCGAGCCACGTGTTCATCCGCATCCGTCACGCCTTCTTTGGCACTGACCAGATAGACAATCACGTCCGCCTCGTCAATCGCAATTTCAGCTTGTTGCTTAATTTGCTTAATAAACGGGGCATCATCCATATCGATCCCACCAGTATCAATCAAACTGAACTCTTGACCAAGCCATTCACTATTCGCGTAAATTCGGTCACGCGTAACCCCGGGTGTATCTTCAACGATGGAAATTCGATCACCGGCGATCCGATTAAAAATCGTGGACTTCCCAACATTTGGGCGACCAACAATGGCCACAACTGGTTTTGGCATTTAAATTCCTCCTTTACCTTAAAAATCATAAAAAAATATCCTTCAAGGCAAGCTTGAAGGGTATTTTTAACTTAACAATGACTAGTTTTCGTCATTATTATTGTTTTCGGCGTTCTTCAATTCGTTACCGATCAAATCACCTAATGTAAAACCAGTTGATTCTTCTGGAGCGTTAGCCGTTGAGCGTTCGCTTGCAGAACGATTTGAACGGTTGTTGCGACGGTTGTTGTTACCACCGCGATTGTTGTTGCTGTGGCTTTCTTCTTCGCCTTCAACAGCTTGTGGCTTTTCTTCCAAAGCCTTAATTGACAATGCCAACCGTTTTTCATCTGGACGAACATCCAAAACTTTAACTTTAATTTCTTGACCAACCTTCAAGACATCGTTTGGTGTTGCGATGTGTTGATGTGAGATTTGTGAAATATGAACCAAACCTTCAACGCCAGGGAATACTTCAACGAAGGCCCCAAAGCTAGTCAAACGTTTAACTTTACCATCAAGTACGGCACCTTGTGGCGCTTTTTCTTCAATGCCATCCCATGGTTCAGGTAAGGTTGCCTTAATTGACAATGAGACCCGTTCACGATCAGCATCAACAGATAAAATCTTAACTTCAACTTC
This genomic window from Lactobacillus sp. CBA3606 contains:
- the der gene encoding ribosome biogenesis GTPase Der, with amino-acid sequence MPKPVVAIVGRPNVGKSTIFNRIAGDRISIVEDTPGVTRDRIYANSEWLGQEFSLIDTGGIDMDDAPFIKQIKQQAEIAIDEADVIVYLVSAKEGVTDADEHVARILYQSDKPVILAVNKVDNPELRNEIYDFYSLGFGDPYPISGAHGLGLGDLLDAVVKNFPEGTGEDEPGTIRFSLIGRPNVGKSSIVNALLGEDRVIVSDIAGTTRDAIDTKFTDADGNRFVMVDTAGIRKKGKVYENTERYSVMRALKAIDNSDVALFVINGEEGIREQDKRVAGYAHEAGKGIIIVVNKWDLVKKDNHTMKEFEAYVRDQFVYLSYAPIIFVSAKTSQRLEQLPALIQKVDLNHSRRIQSSVLNDVIMDAIAMNPTPSDNGKRLRVYYATQVAIQPPTFVVFVNDPDMMHFSYERFLENQIRNAFDFSGTPIHMIERRRK